From a region of the Besnoitia besnoiti strain Bb-Ger1 chromosome I, whole genome shotgun sequence genome:
- a CDS encoding CobW/P47K family protein (encoded by transcript BESB_007730) has translation MAVRDEEGTVAGNHGRDTGAGARSSPPSVSPLSPSLSSDEEDAPPLLLHQPPSGLPPLSSPRSPSASASSSSRAGSVPVTIVSGLLGAGKTTLLRALLSGVIPHTLRILAIQNEFSIQGGVEAPLRVALQKTPPPPSGSPPRTPPSTDGPPALGGDEAVGGADDADGLLPETVYQLPNGCICCSIKDELIKTLEALLAKYPDTFDYIVVEASGVATPQQLVEAFWLDEPLQDRMHLDGLVTLVDPTNLPQRLLQFRQGSQENAPTETRSPPGDSRGGAPPASSLSPTAPPSLAPPSSFFRDLWIKQIVCADKLVITKRDVASASQMEETLDALRILNPLASRTCVSLRDAAGAERSPQIGVSEILHLKAYERGSASRQMRLTQRSCVGEGEDDSTQAQARDGGRNGDTREGTRGSRRRCDWRTREASDSGDHGLRLRGTETQDQGRQAQAKEEGDASSRPGGEGGREHGTANAWGISSHYISLYSSLPKTRRSENAHTPQADHADRRVAVDTPLGSTYKLFSVRRLERLLSSLLWSDEGGQSQSAVPSALSSFFPSTVLAPQETVVYRCKALFVAWLDEEDKDEEEPRQERGDLGRDAARKRRGGDAAPWGVFELQGVGRVFEISPVRDGKCLASLVANRAAKDADEKARHVEEGADGSRTKGEPACAHSPCCRGSHTHTCPAASPEAAGGGSGHEDELETTRENKDAEDAHTVVNRFLFVGTGLSSAMLRAMLQEEGLEARQIS, from the coding sequence ATGGCGGtccgagacgaagaagggaCGGTTGCTGGCAACCACGGAAGGGACACAGGAGCGGGGGcgcgctcgtctcctccttctgTGTCCCCCCtatctccctccctctcttcagacgaagaagacgcgccgccgcttctgctgcacCAGCCGCCATCGGGTTTGCCTCCGCTTTCGTCTCCCCGgtctccttccgcgtctgcgtcgtcctcttcgcgtgCGGGTTCAGTGCCCGTGACGATTGTGTCGGGTCTTTTGGGAGCAGGCAAAACGACccttctgcgcgccctccttTCGGGCGTCATTCCGCACACTCTGCGCATTCTAGCCATTCAAAACGAGTTCTCCATTCagggcggcgtggaggcgcctctgcgtgttGCCCTCcagaagacgccgccccccccctccgggTCACCGCCCCGCACACCGCCCTCAACCGACGGCCCTCCCGCATtgggaggcgacgaggcggtgGGGGGAGCGGATGACGCCGACGGGCTACTGCCCGAGACGGTTTACCAGTTGCCAAAtggctgcatctgctgcagcaTCAAAGACGAGCTCATTAAGACGCTGGAGGCCCTTCTGGCCAAGTACCCCGACACGTTTGACTACATCGtcgtggaggcgagcggcgtcgCGACGCCTCAGCAACTCGTGGAGGCCTTCTGGCTTGATGAGCCTCTACAGGACCGCATGCATCTCGACGGCCTCGTGACCCTCGTGGATCCGACCAACTTGCcacagcgcctcctccagttTCGCCAAGGTTCTCAAGAGAACGCCCCCACCGAGACCCGATCGCCTCCCGGCGACTCGAGGGGTGGAGCGCCTCCGgcttcctctctgtcgcctacggcgcctccttctcttgcgccgccctcgtctttcttccgcgATCTGTGGATCAAGCAAATCGTGTGCGCGGACAAGCTGGTCATCACGAAGCGCgacgtcgcctctgcgtcgcagaTGGAGGAGACGCTGGACGCCTTGCGCATTCTGAAccctctcgcgtcgcgcaCCTGTGTAAGCCTGAGAGACGCTGCCGGGGCTGAGAGGTCTCCGCAGATAGGCGTGAGCGAGATTCTGCACCTGAAGGCCTACGAGCGCGGCTCGGCCTCGCGACAGATGAGACTGACTCAACGCAGCTGCgtgggagagggagaggacgatTCGACTcaggcgcaggcccgcgaCGGGGGACGCAATGGCGACACGCGAGAGGGAACTAGAGGCTCAAGACGGCGGTGCGACTggaggacgcgagaggcCTCCGACTCCGGCGATCACGGCCTGCGGCTTCGAGggacggagacgcaggaTCAGGGGAGGCAAGCGCAGGcaaaagaagaaggcgatgCGTCGAGTCGACCCGGTGGTGAGGGGGGAAGGGAGCATGGAACGGCGAACGCATGGGGCATCAGCAGTCACTACATTTCGCTTTATTCCTCTTTACCGaaaacgcgccgcagcgagaacGCTCACACACCGCAGGCGGACCACGCAGATCGGAGGGTGGCGGTCGATACGCCCCTAGGCTCGACGTACAAGTTGTTCTCCGTCCGTCGTCTGGAGCGTCTCCTCAGCAGTCTCCTGTGGTCAGACGAGGGAGGGCAGTCTCAGAGTGCTGTCCCATcggcgctttcttctttcttcccgTCGACAGttctcgcgccgcaggagactGTTGTCTACCGGTGCAAAGCGCTCTTCGTTGCGTGGCTGGACGAAGAGGATAAAGATGAAGAGGAGCCTCgccaagagagaggagacctcgggcgcgacgcggcgcgaaagaggcgcggaggcgatgcTGCGCCCTGGGGCGTTTTTGAACTGCAGGGCGTGGGGCGTGTCTTTGAGATCAGTCCAGTTCGGGACGGCAAATGCCTGGCAAGCCTTGTGGCAAACAGGGCTGCGAAAGACGCGGACGAGAAAGCTAGGCacgtcgaggaaggcgccgacggATCAAGGACGAAAGGCGAACCGGCATGTGCACATTCCCCCTGCTGCCGCGggtcacacacacacacttGCCCAGCCGCCAGCCCCGAGGCTGCaggggggggcagcggaCATGAAGACGAATTAGAGACAACGAGAGAAAACaaggacgcggaagacgcgcacaCCGTTGTGAATAGGTTTCTCTTCGTTGGTACGGGGTTGTCCTCGGCGATGCTCAGGGCCATGCTGCAGGAAGaaggcctcgaggcgcgccaAATCTCGTAA